The Aphelocoma coerulescens isolate FSJ_1873_10779 chromosome Z unlocalized genomic scaffold, UR_Acoe_1.0 ChrZ, whole genome shotgun sequence DNA window gccctgcctcccaaGCACTACAAAGCCCGTGTTCCTAAAAGGTTTTCCAGTGAAAGCAACAAGTTATTGACTCCGAATTTGTTCCTCTGCTGAAGTTACCTGGCTCCCAGACTATGGTCTCTGAGCCACGTGCATTCTGCAGCATTTTCATGTTCATGACAGTAGTCAGAAAGATGTTTGTATCTCAGTTTGCTGTGAAGGAAATCTGGTTCTGAATGTTACAGAGGAGTTGAGTGATGTGGAGCCTGAAGACTGAGTGAGAGAGGATGTGAAGACAGCCTAGGTTGCTGATGCACTTGGCTGCCTTAGAATATGATCCAGCAGTGGAAGGGAAGGGTAGGTTCGGGTCTGGAAGGGCATGGCAGGAGTGTGTGGTGGTGCCTGATGCCTCCGTGTTGTTTCCTGGGCCCTTTAAGGCACCTTCTGTGGAGGTTGGggacaaagttatttggaatcACCTCTTGTCACACAGGCTTCACATCTGACATTCTGAATGTCCTTGATGATTTATACATGATTTCAATGTTGTTTAACTCATGACAGCTGAAACTGAACATAACTTTGTTTGTGAAGGGCTCCTGTAGACAGCTTTACATGTGTGCACTGGAAGTGCACTCTGGCATAGCCAAGGTGTGGAGAGATTTGCCCAGGACAAAACAACAGTTAGAATAATAATTAGTCAAATCCATCCATACATGACAATCCATGATTGTCAATGATaatctttaattaaaaatgaatcCTACATTCCTCTACTGTTTTGCCTGGATTAATTGGTTTTGTATCAAGTGGATCAGTTATTAATGTTTGAATAATTGGGGTGCGACTTTTGTATCATTAAAAAAGATACATTCAACTGTTGTTAtggtttgaaaaacaaaacaaaacaaaaaacaaacaaaggaaaaaaaaacctgcattcCCTTCTTGACTCTTTGCAACCGACTGTATTACTGAACCCACCCGTGCATCTCTGGGTGCACACAGGACCCCACAGAGCTGGACAGGGACAGTATTAGACATACAAAGGGTAGCTAAATTTAACTAGAAGACTAACTTCTGTAAAAATAATAACTGTCTGCTCCAAAGACTACTGATGTCAGAAAAGGTCTATAACCCTTGTCTCTAATTAAGTTGGTTTGTTAAAAAATCTCATTACAGACCTGAATCTGAAAATGCTCAGTGTTCTTAGTTTCTAGTAATGTTCACAAGCTGTAAAGAATACCTCTACATCTTAATTCCAATTATTAAGGGGAATTCATTATAATTAGGAATCTTTTAATGCAATGGATTTACAACCAACTTCCTAAATAAAGATACCTGGACCTTCTGTAAAAGGTGCTTCAGAAAAATCCACAGTGTTCTGGTGTGCAAAAAAATTCCacaatttttaatatttgaatgcaaaaaatggaaatttataAAAAGTGTTATAAGTAAGATCTACAAAATAAGATAAATTTGAATAATCTAGCTGCAACTCAGTGTTCATGCAAACAGAAGAATCAGAATAAGTTCTTTGTCCATTCAAGCATAAATCAGATGAGCACACTGACTTTTTCCCAGCCAGAAAAAGCTGAAACCAACCACTACTTTTCAAGATTTGTCTTGTAGTGACTCCTTAACAAACAACCCTTCAAtcccaaatgaaaaaatatcagtttataaatatatttaacacATACTAAGTTTGTATAGTTTCCTTTTAGGATTTTATAAAagtatttctgtttcttgtttcaTGTGTGTGACTCTGGCTAAGCATACCAGTTTATGactaaacaaaaccacaaattaTCCAACCCATAACTACAGAACTGATATTTTAAAGATAATATTAAAAGTAACAAATAACGCCATTGATGTAAACTGACGTTTAAAATTGTTTCCCCTTTTCTACATTATCATACTTTTTCATACACATATCAAATAGTGAGATTAAAGAACCTTAAAATGTCTGTCTTAGAACATGTACTAAGACATGCCAAATTCAAATAGCTTTGGTTCTATTTGAGGTATTTTTGTTGGTGAACGGGTCAAGATTCACAACTGAATTAGCAGTTTAGCAGTAGCATACACATTAGGGTAACTCCAACTGCTACTCATGCCATTGAAGACATTTTCTGTTTGTAACATCTGAATGAGGGCTGCAACAACCTTACAAGTAAATTTAAATATAAGTTACCCACTGATACGAGGTTTTGAGACATTACTGCGATTACTTACTGACATCTGCTTTAATTAGCTTCATTTTTTAGTGAAgggagattttatttttcagttgatATAGACTGTATTTATTTCTGTAGGTGGCAGAAATCAAAATCCCCAGTGCAACAAGTACCCAGGAATACCAGCTGTTCCagacaaaaaagaaaggtaGGCAAAAGCTCAAGTAACTAAATTAACTGTGATCAGTATCAGAACTGGACTTTACAAAGAAGCTGTATCAACCTCATGAGAAAGTTTAATATCAGAGTGCTTGACAGTTTTTAGGGCAGTTTTAAAGCAGTCACAGTACCTGACTTGCATATGTGTCTTTTTTAAGTATTGCAGAAATCTTTGCCTCCACGCCTCAGGTCACAGAGCTTTTTGATGGTCTATTCAGACCCATCATGTAAAAACCTGGTGTAATCAGGCAACCTGTGGGGAGAGGACAATAGTTAAATGGACATAGGCACCTAATGCTAAGTGAAGGACACCACTCTCTAGGGATGCTAATAGTGTTTTCCAGGCATTATGAACCCTAAATTAATTAACAAATGACACTTGTGCTATGGGAAAAATGGCAAACAGTTTGAATGGCTGATAGATGGGTGAGAATACCAGCCTCAAATATGCTTTCTCCGGTTTCATGAAAAGTAGTAACTTAATCAGGCATAAGAAAAAATGGCTGGAATCCCACTGTGTGGAAACATTGTCTAATATCACACATTGGGCAACAACCTGCTGTTTGTACCATTAGTAATATTTAGAGGAAGATTAAAAAGACAGAAACCTCATTCCTTCACTGTTGCATTTTCCCTATCTTCAACCTTTCCACTTTACTCAGCCTTAGTCATTGATTGTTCCAGGCAAACCCTTAAATGGACAATAATATTTTCAAAGCCACAATGAGAAAGATCATAGGGGATGAACAGCCTGCAAATACAATGAATAAGAGAGCCCAAACCCAACCACCTCTGCAGCAGACTGCCCAAACTATCACATACAACCCACTTGTGGAAAGACACCAGTTACTGTTTTCCTTGGGGACCCAGTCCTGCAGATGCTCCCCACCACCCTGGTGCTGGCTAGCAATGGTAACAAGCACCTACTTGGCTATTGGGTACGTTCTCAAGTGAGAAGACTTTGCTGTGTTTGGAGCACACCTGCCTTGTGCTCCTCAGTGCTCTCCAGACTGACCATTTTAATGGCTAGAGCAGGATGAGCAAGCCTAGCATGGTGAGCACCTGGTGCCAGTCAGAGCCAATGACCACCCTGTCCACGGGGGGACCTTTGACACGTAGGGTGGCACCACTGATTTCAGGGTGGTGAAAGTACTTCAGATAAGCACTACAACTAATCCTATAGCAGTGTAAATCAGCATCCACCACCAGCCATCACAGCCGCAATGTGGGACCACATTTTGCTGGTTTTCAATTATTAGGTGTGCACTATTTAAAGTAGTATGCAATTAAAATAAACTACAGCACAACAAATGACAGGAGAAGTGTGTCAAGAACATCAAAATCCAGTGGCAAATATTCACCTGGCCAGTAACTTGTGGACTGTTAACCAGACGTGGGGAAGCTGGCAGCAGTCCAAGGTTGCCTTGAATCTACCTGAGTAGGGTGAAAACCTCCAGCCCAGGCTGATCATCATTGACAGGATTCACTTAAATATCCTCACCACCCAACTTTTGGTGAAGAAGAACTTTTGTGTATTCTCCTCAATTCCTTTGCAAGGATTCATAAGCAAACAGCCCTTggaaaaatacacccaaaaGAAGTTCTGGCTGAAATCCACGGACCTTAATTCATTTGCCTTGCTGGGTGATTGTACTTATCAAAACACAGCCTTGATGAACTCTTGTAAaagcaggaaggaagggagaggtTTTCGGGCTGCAGCCTGCTCCTCTTCCCCAGCATGGTTTTGGGGAGACACTGCCTGAACGAGGTTTATTTGTTCTAGTGACGGGGCTAAGCCTCTCCCATGTGAAATTTCACTTTTCAGTGAAAACTTACTCCGGGAGGACCATCGCCAATATATTTCTCGTGTGACTCATATGCACAAAACCCAAAAGTCAATAGTCAAGAGTTTATTTGATGGAAGTTTTCTCCTAATTAAGAGGTCATTAAGGGAATCCGACTGTTACTCAGCGCTGAGACGAAGgtcaccagcagctgctctaGCGCGGGAGATGTGCCGGCCAGCACATTTTCCAGAAACATGTTTCCTCTCTCGCCAGCggccccttccccctccccgccACCCCGTTTCTAGTCTCTCCAGCGCTGATGAGCTAATagcatttttcctttgcatACTTTGGCGCTGCCCCACGGCATACTCTGGCAGCCTACGTGTGTCTGAGCGCGCCCGCCCGCCGCAGGCTCGGCACGGCTCGGCGCGGCTCGGGGCGCGGGGGGAGACGGGGAGGcaaggcagggaaggaggcagggaaggaggcaggaagggaggatggggagcccccgccgccgcgccggccCGAGCCGCCCCGTTCCCCCGAGCCGCCcccgcgcggggcgggcggggggcggccgtgGGGGGAACTGTCAGGGCCGCACGTTTCCAGCCGCATTACGTGAACAAATGGCGGGggtgcagccagcccagccagcgGGGCTTGTGTAACTTTGCGAGCGTGCCAGCAAGTTTAAAGTCCCtggtctctcctcctcctcctccttccctcgcTCCAGACACCAGCGCGGGCCGGAGGACGATGAGAGGCTGATTGTTTGCTCCGGCTCCCATTCGCATCCCCTCGCCTATAAATACCGGGGAGAAGAAAAGCCGCTCTCGCCGCCTCCCCCGGGCCGGGTTTCCTTTCCGACGGCCCGACCTGCCCGATGGCACCTCCCGGGTGCCGCAGCGCCTGAGACCTCGCTGCCCGCCTGAGCCTTTCAGAGGCGCAGCCCGCACCCCCCGGCCTCCCCGTACCGCCCCCCTCCCGCTTCATtccgagcaggaaaggcacccCTCGCTCTCCGCTcgcccccccttcccctccccagtTTCGCCCGTATCTCGCTACCCGCCGGCGCCCACGAAAGAGGAGAAGATGCGTTTCGCGCCGCCGGGGCTCCTGCTCGCCCAGCTTCACGCGTGCATCTACTGGAGCTGCCTCTGGCCCGccggctgccagcagcagccgccGCGCCGGGatcccccgccgccccccgccgcctgGAGGCAGCGGATCCAGTGGGAGAACAACGGGCAGGTGTACAGCCTGCTCAGCCTGGGCTCCCAGTACCAGCCCCCGCGGCGCAGGCaggcggcggaggcggcgggcaGCCCCATCCTGCTGCTGAGGAACAACGGCACGGTGCTGCCGCGGagagccgccgcccgcgccgccgccgcgcagccccagccccagccccagcccgccGGCGGCAGCCGGGGCGGCTCCGGCGCTCGGCACTGGTTCCAGGCCGGCTACCAGGCTTCCTCCGGGGgtcgcgccgccgccgcgcagcGGAGCCCAGCGGCCGCCACCGCCGCGGCCCGGAGCGCCTCCTCGGGGGCGCCGAGACCCAGCgcccccgccagccccgccgGCGGCACCGGCACCGACGGCAACGGCAGCAGCACCGGGGTGGGCAGCCTGCCGCCCCTGGGCAGCTTCAGGCCCGGCCGGGAAGATGTCATGGTAGGAGACGACCCCTACAACCCCTACAAGTACACGGACGATAACCCCTACTACAACTACTACGACACCTACGAGAGGCCCCGCCAGGGCAGCAGGTACAGACCCGGCTATGGCACCGGCTACTTCCAGTACGGTAAGAGCCCTCCTTTCCGCCCGTCCCGTCCCTCCCCTgccggcggccccggccccgccgcacgACCCGCTCGCTCCGCGCACGCCGGTCCCGCCGGGGTGTGCTGCGGAGGTCGCCTGCCCTGCTGGCCCTCGCTCGGGGCAAAACCTGACCGGGCAAGCGTTCGCCCGGCTCTCGGACGGCAGGCAGCCCGCTCCCCGCCTCTGGGACAGGGGCGAGCTGCCGATAAGCCCACCGAGGGGTCTGGGCGTCGTGCTTGCGATGGGGTGTTTGGGACAAGCCTGAGCAAAGGGGGATGCGAGGTTAACGGAGGGCAGAGGTCCGTAGCAAAACGACGGCCCCGAACGACTGGGATGGTAGCCAAATATTTGCAAACGTGTCCTGCGTTGATCTTGCTGTTATGTGGTTGGTTTGATGAACTGCAGGTCTCCCTGACTTAG harbors:
- the LOX gene encoding protein-lysine 6-oxidase, producing MRFAPPGLLLAQLHACIYWSCLWPAGCQQQPPRRDPPPPPAAWRQRIQWENNGQVYSLLSLGSQYQPPRRRQAAEAAGSPILLLRNNGTVLPRRAAARAAAAQPQPQPQPAGGSRGGSGARHWFQAGYQASSGGRAAAAQRSPAAATAAARSASSGAPRPSAPASPAGGTGTDGNGSSTGVGSLPPLGSFRPGREDVMVGDDPYNPYKYTDDNPYYNYYDTYERPRQGSRYRPGYGTGYFQYGLPDLVPDPYYIQASTYVQRMSMYNLRCAAEENCLASSAYRADVRDYDNRVLLRFPQRVKNQGTSDFLPSRPRYSWEWHSCHQHYHSMDEFSHYDLLDASSHRKVAEGHKASFCLEDTSCDYGYYRRYACTAHTQGLSPGCYDTYNADIDCQWIDITDVQPGNYILKVSVNPSYLVPESDYSNNIVRCDIRYTGHHAYASGCTISP